In the Nicotiana tabacum cultivar K326 chromosome 16, ASM71507v2, whole genome shotgun sequence genome, one interval contains:
- the LOC107808347 gene encoding uncharacterized protein LOC107808347 produces MFNAVNSAMEMFKSFMANQNERRDEIPPQSNRQNNSESSRVNEFLKLSPPVFHGSIVDEDPMLWLESVKKALQVMKAFDDEVVELAAYQLRDVAGVWFEMWEKERDEDDGPPTWEEFEEAFMANFIPEEDREAKATEFK; encoded by the coding sequence ATGTTTAATGCTGTCAACAgtgctatggagatgtttaaATCCTTTATGGCCAACCAGAACGAGAGAAGAGATGAGATTccacctcaatcaaatagacagaacaattctgagtcctcaagagtgaatgaatttttgaagttgagtcctccagtgttccatggttctatagttgatgaagatccgATGTTGTGGCTGGAGAGTGTCAAGAAAGCCCTCCAAGtgatgaaagcatttgatgatgaAGTTGTGGAGCTAGCTGCTTACCAGCTTAGAGATGTGGCCGGCgtttggtttgagatgtgggaaaaggaaagagatgaagatgatggtccgcctacatgggaagaatttgaagaggccttCATGGCTAACTTTATCCCAGAAGAGGATAGGGAAGCTAAGGCTACAGAGTTCAAATAG
- the LOC107808350 gene encoding tricalbin-1, producing MVFESISAITPDFSRNSLFATTRKRRGLRKLGSNLDFNWVSTKWAIRPCCVNGGGNHHNFDVHITNSIATRGARNILIKRFSDELEPSTSVSDELEASTSRSSSNNFASFQEDPFVDKLRTQLGVMHPLPSPPINRGVFGLFALFFFVGVVFDKVWTSRKSSSKGGGNGGNPEGMWPRVPMNLSSLLEKDLQRKESVEWVNMVLGKLWKVYRGGIENWIIGLLQPVIDNLKKPDYVERVEIKQFSLGDEPLSVRSVERRTSRRVNDLQYQIGLRYTGGARMLLMLSLKFGVIPIVVPVGVRNFDIDGELWVKLRLIQTEPWVGAVSWAFVSLPKIKLDLSPFRLFNLMAIPVLSMFLKKLLTEDLPRLFVRPKKIVLDFQKGKAVGPVPNDVKSGQNEVKAGEMQEGNRDFAGELSVTLVDARKLSYIIYGKTDPYVILRLGDQVIRSKRNSQTTVIGPPGEPIWNQDFHMFVTNPRKQKLYIEAKDSLGFTDFTIGAGEVDLGSLEDTVPTDIIVVIRGWGLLGPRPVGEVLLRLTYKAYVEDEEDERIEARSLDLDASDDELSDFDERDAAVYEQRGKTVSSGTDKESFVDLLAALIVSEEFQGIVASETGNIKTVDDFKTRVSASRQRTPAKPVQQNSDTPENFGELALFWLAVITSISVLIALNVSGSSIFNP from the exons ATGGTTTTTGAATCAATTTCCGCTATTACGCCTGATTTCTCTCGCAATTCACTATTCGCAACAACAAGGAAGAGAAGGGGTTTGAGGAAATTGGGCTCAAATTTGGATTTCAATTGGGTTTCTACTAAATGGGCAATTCGACCTTGTTGTGTGAATGGTGGTGGAAACCACCATAATTTTGATGTACATATTACAAATAGTATTGCCACAAGAGGAGCTCGAAATATTCTAATTAAGAGGTTTTCTGATGAATTAGAACCTTCTACAAGTGTCTCTGATGAATTAGAAGCTTCTACTAGTCGTTCTAGTAGTAACAATTTTGCTAGTTTTCAAGAAGACCCTTTTGTAGATAAGTTAAGGACTCAATTAGGGGTGATGCATCCATTACCTTCACCTCCAATTAATCGAGGCGTTTTCGGgctttttgctttgtttttctttgttggtGTTGTTTTTGATAAGGTTTGGACTTCAAGAAAAAGTAGTTCTAAGGGAGGGGGGAATGGAGGGAACCCCGAGGGGATGTGGCCGCGGGTCCCAATGAATCTTTCGTCATTGTTAGAGAAGGATTTGCAAAGGAAAGAATCAGTGGAGTGGGTAAATATGGTGTTAGGGAAGTTGTGGAAGGTCTATAGAGGCGGCATTGAGAATTGGATCATCGGTTTGCTTCAGCCTGTTATTGATAATTTGAAGAAGCCTGATTATGTAGAGAGAGTTGAGATTAAGCAATTTTCGCTCGGGGATGAGCCTCTTTCTGTTAGGAGCGTCGAGCGCAGAACTTCTCGTCGAGTCAATGATTTGCA GTATCAGATAGGTCTCCGATACACTGGTGGTGCTCGTATGCTTTTAATGCTGTCACTAAAATTTGGAGTTATCCCCATTGTTGTACCAGTCGGTGTTCGGAACTTTGACATTGATGGTGAACTCTGGGTCAAGTTACGATTAATACAAACAGAGCCTTGGGTTGGAGCGGTTTCTTGGGCTTTTGTTTCCCTTCCGAAGATAAAGCTTGACTTGTCACCATTCCGTTTGTTCAACCTAATGG CAATTCCTGTTCTATCAAT GTTTTTGAAGAAACTTCTTACTGAGGATTTACCTCGTCTTTTCGTCCGACCGAAAAAAATTGTTTTGGATTTTCAGAAAGGGAAGGCAGTTGGCCCTGTTCCAAATGATGTTAAGTCTGGTCAAAATGAAGTGAAGGCTGGAGAAATGCAAGAAGGAAACAGGGACTTTGCTGGAGAACTATCAGTGACTCTTGTTGATGCAAGGAAACTTTCTTATATCATCTATG GCAAAACTGATCCATATGTTATTCTAAGACTTGGAGATCAAGTAATACGCAGCAAAAGAAACAGTCAAACTACTGTAATTGGACCTCCTGGAGAGCCTATATGGAATCAG GATTTTCACATGTTTGTCACAAACCCCAGGAAACAAAAGCTATATATAGAAGCAAAGGATTCCCTTGGATTTACAGATTTTACTATTGGGGCAGGAGAG GTTGATCTGGGATCTCTTGAAGATACTGTACCGACAGACATAATTGTGGTCATCAGAGGCTGGGGACTACTGGGACCAAGGCCTGTAGGAGAGGTCTTACTCCGACTGACATATAAAGCTTATGtcgaagatgaagaagatgaaaggATTGAAGCAAGGTCCTTGGATTTGGATGCTTCAGATGATGAATTATCCGACTTTGATGAACGAGATGCTGCTGTATATGAGCAGCGTGGAAAGACTGTGTCTAGTGGAACAGATAAAGAATCATTTGTGGATTTATTAGCAGCGTTAATTGTCAGTGAGGAATTCCAAGGGATCGTGGCATCTGAAACAGGCAATATTAAAACTGTAGATGATTTTAAAACTAGAGTGTCAGCATCAAGACAACGTACTCCTGCTAAACCTGTACAACAAAATTCTGATACCCCTGAAAATTTCGGAG AATTGGCCCTATTTTGGCTTGCGGTTATCACAAGTATCTCAGTTCTAATTGCTCTCAATGTCAGTGGTTCTAGCATTTTCAATCCCTGA